One region of Diabrotica undecimpunctata isolate CICGRU chromosome 6, icDiaUnde3, whole genome shotgun sequence genomic DNA includes:
- the LOC140443512 gene encoding facilitated trehalose transporter Tret1-like, with protein sequence MDSGENEIFSGTKTQLLAALFGTLFAISDGMCYGWTAPIIPYLISPDSHIKTTKFEAEWLETCLMVGSFLGLPITIYLVDKIGRKKSLLLAASLSLLSWILIALARNMALLFVARFIFGVTANTSFVAAPIYVAEIADHKIRGFLSSIIYLNMLFGLILVYSVGPYLPFFVAPLIGVTVLFIELLVFPFMPETPYYLLYTNKKDEGKKSLEFFRPGKNIEQELADITKAVARQKTEKGRLLDLFLVKANRKAITIMAILDAGQHLCAISVILMNLHVILEAAGSIYINSSTAAIIFAFFMFLAAYVSSLQVDKYGRRCLLIVSLLTTALCLGALAIYFHLKMLGYDVTAASWLPIVAVMLYAACFKVGMGIVPIVLTAEIFSTRMKAMGMAISDLMYVTGSIVSLQLYQWLTHSYGLHVPFYLFTCCSIVICIFTYVYIPETKGKTLEEIQYLLKDEPMPPQKTDSLVNLISNGSKSYSTF encoded by the coding sequence GTACTCTCTTTGCAATTTCCGATGGAATGTGTTATGGGTGGACTGCTCCTATTATTCCATATCTCATAAGTCCTGACAGTCATATTAAAACTACAAAATTTGAAGCAGAATGGTTAGAAACCTGTTTGATGGTCGGCTCTTTCCTAGGATTGCCAATTACCATTTATCTAGTTGATAAAATAGGaagaaaaaaatctttattaCTAGCTGCAAGTTTGTCACTTCTTTCATGGATATTAATAGCTTTGGCCCGAAATATGGCACTTTTATTCGTAGCTCGATTTATTTTTGGTGTGACGGCGAATACATCTTTTGTAGCAGCTCCAATATATGTAGCAGAAATCGCTGATCACAAGATACGAGGATTTTTGTcaagtattatttatttaaatatgctTTTCGGACTTATATTAGTTTATAGTGTTGGTCCGTATCTACCCTTTTTTGTTGCACCCTTAATAGGTGTCACCGTTTTATTTATCGAATTATTGGTTTTTCCTTTTATGCCAGAGACACcatattatttgttatatacaaataaaaaagatgaaGGTAAAAAATCTTTGGAATTCTTTAGGCCCGGTAAGAACATAGAACAGGAGCTGGCAGACATAACTAAAGCTGTTGCAcgtcaaaaaacagaaaaaggaaGACTACTTGACCTATTTTTAGTAAAAGCAAATAGAAAAGCAATAACGATTATGGCCATTTTAGATGCGGGACAACACTTGTGTGCTATAAGTGTTATTTTAATGAACTTACATGTGATTTTAGAAGCTGCTGGGTctatttatataaattcatctACAGCAGctataatttttgctttttttatgtttttggctGCATACGTATCCTCACTACAAGTTGACAAATACGGAAGAAGATGTCTTTTAATTGTATCTCTATTAACAACAGCGCTTTGTTTAGGTGCTCTAGCTATCTACTTTCATTTAAAGATGTTGGGATATGATGTCACAGCTGCCAGTTGGCTTCCTATTGTAGCTGTAATGTTATATGCTGCATGTTTTAAAGTGGGAATGGGAATTGTGCCAATTGTATTGACCGCTGAGATATTCTCtacaagaatgaaagctatgggAATGGCCATTTCTGATTTAATGTATGTAACAGGATCTATCGTCAGTCTTCAGCTTTACCAGTGGTTAACTCACTCATATGGGTTACACGTACCGTTTTACTTATTTACTTGTTGTAGTATTGTTATATGTATATTTACTTATGTATATATTCCTGAGACAAAAGGCAAGACTTTAGAAGAAATTCAGTATTTGTTAAAAGATGAACCAATGCCTCCTCAAAAAACTGACTCGTTGGTGAATTTAATTTCTAATGGTTCCAAATCATACAGCACATTTTAA